The genomic window CTCGTTTGATCGCGCGAAGATAGGGCCGGTCAGAGTTGTTGAGCCTATCGTCGTGACTACTGGCCAAATGCATCACGAGTGGCAGCATTTGCTTGCCAAGCTGGCTTTGCGTAGCCCTGCTCTGTTTGAGCAATGGAAACGACTTGAGCGACCGATGTGCCATCCACTACTTCGCCAACGCGCAGGTCCGGTAGCATCATGGGAGCGGTTGTAAGTGGTACCTGGCAATTCATTCGAGGCGGATGCCTAGGGCGCCGCTCAATCAGACATTCATGACCGCAGGGATCCGCATGTCCTCCGTCCACGAGCACTACGACTCTCACCTCGCGCCGATTTATCTATGGATGGTAGGCGGCTTCGATAACGCTGTCGCACTGGGAAAGTCGGACCTGGACGCTCTAGGCATTAAGCCGGACACCCACAAGGTTGCACTGGACCTGGGCGCCGGATTCGGCATGCACGCTATACCGCTGGCGCGAGAAGGTTGTTCGGTGACGGCCATCGACAATTCCTCCTTGCTGCTGGACGAACTTCGGGCTCGTGGCGCCGGTCTCCCCATTCACGCGATGGAAGGGGATCTCTTGAACGCTAGCCGTTACGTCAGTGAGGCGCCGCAGCTTGTACTTTGTATGGGAGACACACTGACCCATATTCAGAGTAAGGGAGAGGTGGAAGGTCTTTTTAGCGAAGTCTCCCGCCTACTCGCTCCGAAAGGTTTGTTTGCCATGACGTTTCGTGACTACACCTCTCCAGCCGCCGGGGACAGGCGGTTCATTCCCGTCCGTAGCGACGACAGCCGGATACATACCTGCTTTTTGGAAGAGGAGCCAACCCATATGGTGGTTCATGACATTGTGCATGAGCGAACAGGGGATGCCTGGCTTATGAAAGTAAGCGCATATCGGAAGTTGCGCCTATCGCCGGATTGGGTGTCGAGTGCGCTGCGTGAGGTTGGGCTGAGTCCAACGATTAGCGCAGGCCCGCGAGGGATGGTGCAGATCGTAGCTCGCGCCGCCTGACTCCTGTCATGAGCCCATTACGCATCAACAATCAGGCGCATACTGTTTTCCGTCATTGAAAAAGTAGCGGGTATCGGCTGGCCGGAGGGCGTGCATGTGGCAACGATCGATCACATCATCGTCAAGGTCAACGATCTGGAAGCGAGTGTGGCTTTCTACACGCAGATCATGGGATTCAAGCTGGAGGGCAAGGACGGTCCATTCACCCTCATCCAGGTCGGCCGCGATTTTCAACTGCTGCTACATCCGCATCAGACCGATGGATTTGAGCACTATGCCTTTGCGATGACGCGCGCCGAATTTGATGACGTGTTGGGGCGGATCAAGGCAGCCGGCATTTCGCACGGACCGAGCTTCAATACCGTTGGATCGAACACGGGCATCGGCCATGAAAGGGGTGCGCAAGGGATGGCGCCGACGCTCTATTTCAGCGATCCGAATAACCATCTGTTGGAAATCAGGACTTACGAAGCTTAACGTTTGTCTTGGAGGCAAACATGTCGGCTTTATTGACGTTTACGTGCTCGTGCTGCGGCAAGACGCACGAAGGGTCACCGAGTTTTAGCTGCAAATCCCCTCACTATTACGATCAGCTTAGTGATGAGGACAAAACACGTATCGCGATTTTGCAAGACGACATGTGTGTCATCGGCATCGACGAGAACAGTGATTTCTTCGTGCGCACTATTCTGGAGGTGCCTATCCACGGCGTCGCTGAGCCCTTCATGTGGGGCGTATGGGTGTCATTGAGCCAGGCCAACTTCAAGCGTTACATGTCGACCTGGGATAATCATGACGAGACCGACAACTACTTTGGCTGGTTCAGCAACCGGCTTCCGCACTATCCGGACACGCTAAGCTTGAAGACCAGTGTCCGTCCTCGTAACGGAGGCCTCCGTCCGCTTCTGGTGCTGGAGGAATCGGATCACCCTTTAGCCGTGCACTTTCATCAAGGGATCAGCGTTGGCGAAGCGCAGCAGATCGCAGAGCGCGTCATGCATCCTGAATAACACGGCATCGCCGTGCGCATCAGTCGCTGTGGTCGGCGATGTAGATCAGCAAACCATCACGCTCGCGAAACTCGCTGCGCCCTGGCATGGCGATGCGTTGTCCGGCGCGCACGCCATTAAGCAGGTCGATAGCGAACGTGCCTTCGAAAAAGATTTGCAGATAGGCGGTACCGGCCGCCTCGCTATAGCCGGTAATCGTTTGACGCCGCGCTGAAAACAGACCTCGCGAGCTTTCAGCGAGGTGACGCAGCTCGTCGATGCCGAGGGTACGAACGCTGAGCGTGCCGGCCGTGTAGTTTTCGAAGATCACTTCACGGTGGACGGCGGTCAGCATGGCATCGACGTCCAGGCGGTTGTAGGCGTCGATGTAGCGGTCGATAAGCGTACGCATGGCATTGAGGCGAATAAAAAAGGGCTATCAGCTTAACGCACCCCGATCCCTGAGGTATCTCCGCTTTTTTCGCTGTTCAAAAAAGGGGCACTTTGCTGTGGAAAGCCTCAGCGCTTGACGTTGTCGGTCTGCTCGATAAAGCGCGCGACATTGTCGTGCAACAGTTTCAGCGAAGGTTCGTTGGCGTAGACCATGTGACCTGACGGATACCATGCGTAGCTGATGTTGTTCATCAGTGCCGATGGGACCGGCATATGGTGCATTTCGTAATCGGCGGCATAGAACGGGGTGGCCAGGTCGTAATAGCCACCGTTGAGCAGGATCTTCAGATTCGGATTGGTTTTCATGGCCGTGGCCAGATCCGGCATTACATTCACCGCCCCATCGTGGCCGTTGTGTTTGAAACCCCATTCGGTTTGGTCGGTGGCGAAGTCGCGATAGGTCTGATCCTGGCCGAACTTCAGATCCTTGCGCACGTAATCATTGAACGCTGCGATATAGGCAGAGCTGATGGACGAGGACTGTGGATCGTATTCGGATTCCTTGCTTAGCGGATCGAGCGAGGGGCCGGAGAAACGGCTATCCAGGCGGCCGGTGGTGTCGTCGGCGTCACCCAGCAATTCGTGCTCGAACATGCCACCACTAACGCGCAGATTGGCCTTGAGCAAATAGGCCACCGGCAAGCCGGTGTATTGATGCAATTTTTCAGCGATGGCCTGCTTGCGCGTGTCGTCCAGGCGCGAGCCAGCCATCATCGCTTGTGCATAGTCGCCCAACGCGAACTGTTCCACTTCCTGCAGGAAAGGTTCGAGTTCGGCGGGCTGTTGCGGCAGCTTGTGATGGTAATACGCGGTGGCAGCGAAGGTCGGCAGCGCCAGCTCGTAGGGCAGGTCGACGCCGGGATTCTGGTCGGGCCCGTCGATGCTGGTGTCGAAGTTGAGGATCTGCGAAAGCAGGATCACACCATTGAGGTCGACGCTGTTCTCGTTTTCCAGGTCGTTCGCCAGTACCGCCGAACGGGTGGTGCCATAGCTTTCGCCGAACAGGTACTTAGGCGAATTCCAGCGGCCGTAACGGGTCAGGAACTGGGTGACGAACTGCGCGAAGGCATGGCCGTCGCCGTCAACGCTATAAATGTCCTTGCGGCGATCCTTCATCTGATCTTCGCGTTTTGAAGCATCTGGGTCGTTGGCGATCAAGCGGCCAAAGCCCGTGCCGGGCGCGTCGATAAATACGAGATCCGAAGCATCAAGCAGGCTGTAGTCGTTGTTGATCAACTGATACGGCGCTGCGGGCGTATGGGTGTCGTCCTTGGTAACCACCCGGCGCGGGCCGAATGCGCCCATGTGCAGCCATACGCTGGCCGAGCCCGGGCCGCCGTTGTAGATAAACGTCACTGGACGCTTGGAGGCATCTTCGCCTTTCTTGAAATAGGCGACGTAGAACATGCTGACAGTCGGTTCGTTTTCCTTCTCGTTCTTGCCGTGCAGCACGATGGTCCCGGCCATCGCCTTGTACGCAATGCGCTTGCCTTCGACCGACACCGATCCTTCGCTTTCCGCAGACTGGGGATGCAGCAACACCGATTCTGGCTTTGTGTCTTCCGGTGATGCCTTGTCTTTCTTGTCGGCGGCCGTGGCGCTGCCGAGCAGCAACGCGGAAAGTGCGATAACGAGCGGAAGCTTACGCATGGACTAACATTCCCCGGTAACAGGCACAAAAGCCGAACACTGAGCTTAGGCAGGCCAGGGGAGGGTTTCGCACCCCAGAAGTCACAGATCCTAGGGCGACATGCATGATTTCCGTCGTCCCGGCGCAGGTCGGGACGACGATGGCGTGATCAGGCCATCACACCTTTCAGCAATACCGCTTCGCGCGCCAATTGCTCGATACCGGTCCAATCCCCGCTCTTGAGCTTGTCGCTCGGCGTAAGCCAGGACCCACCCACGCAAAGCACGTTGGGCAGGGCGAGGAAATCCGGCGCGCTGGTGAGCGAGATGCCGCCCGTAGGACAGAAACGCAGCTGTGGCAACGGACTGGCCCAGGCGCCTAGCAGTTTGGCGCCGCCGGCCGGCACGGCCGGGAAGAATTTGAGATGACGATAACCGCGCTCCAGCAAGGTCATGGCCTCGCCGGCGGTGGCTACGCCGGGGAGCAACGGCAGGGCGCTGTTATCGGCGGCATCGAGCAAGCCCGGCGATACGCCGGGCGATACAGCGAAGCGCGCGCCGGCCTGCTCCGCGGCATGCAGATCTCTGGCGCTGAGCACGGTGCCGACACCCACCACCGCGCCTTCCACTTCAGCGGCAATCGCGCGAATCGCATCGAGTGCAGCAGGTGTGCGCAAGGTCACTTCGATCGCAGGGATGCCACCGGCCACCAGGGCACGCGCCATCGGCACGGCGTACCTGGCGTCATCGATGATCACCACCGGAATCACCGGTGCCAGGCGCATGGTGGTTTCGACGTGTTGTTGCTTGGTTTCGATGTTCATGATGTAAGCCTGAAAGAGGTGCCATCTCCTCTCCCCCTGGGGGAGAGGGGGTAAAAATCACAACACGCCGGCACCGAGATCGGCCGCCGTGGCATTGCGGCGGAACATGCCGAACAATTCGCGTCCCATGCCGCGCTGATGCTTCGACAGGTCCTCAATGGCAGGCGTGCGTGAGGCAAATTCGCTCGCGTCTGCCAGCACTTCGAGTTTTCCGTGCACAGCATCGAGGCGAATGATGTCGCCATCGCGGATTTTCGCGATCGGGCCACCATCATCGGCTTCCGGCGTCACATGGATCGCCGCGGGTACACGGCCACTGGCGCCGGACATGCGGCCGTCAGTCAACAGCGCGATGCGATGGCCGCGATCCTGCAATACCGACAGCGTTGGCGTGAGCTTGTGCAGCTCCGGCATGCCGATCGCACGCGGTCCCTGGAAGCGCACCACCGCAATGAAATCGCGATTCAGTTCGCCGCGATCGAAAGCACGCTTGATCTCGTCCTGATCATGGAACACCACGGCAGGTGCCTCGATCACCAGACGGTCTTCCGGCACCGAGGAAACTTTGATCACCGCACGGCCAAGATTGCCGTGCAGCATGCGCAGGCCGCCGTCAGGACGGAACGGCTCATCCACCCCGCGTAGCACACCGCGATTGCCGCTTTGCTTGAGCACCGGCGTCCAGATGAGTTCGCCCGATTCGTCCAGCGTCGGCACCTTGGCGTAGTCCGCCATCGTGCCGCCGGTGATGGCGCGTGCATCGCCGTGCAGCAGGCCGGCACTGAGCAATTGATCGATCAGGAAGCCCATGCCGCCGGCTTCGTGGAACTGGTTTACATCGGCATAGCCATTCGGATACACGCGCGCCAGCAGCGGCACGACCGACGACAATGCATCGAAATCCTCCCAGCGCAGCGCAATGCCTGCAGCCTGCGCGATGGCGACCAGATGCAGCAGGTGATTGGTGGAACCGCCCGTGGCATGCAGGCCGATCACGCCGTTGACGATCGCCCGTTCATCGATGATCTGACCGATCGGCAGGTTCTCGCCATGCTTGCCCAGTGCAGCGCTGCGTCGTACGGCCTCAGCGGTGAGCGCATCGCGCAGCGGCGTATCCGGCAAGACGAAACTCGCGCCCGGCAGATGCAGACCCATGATCTCCATCAGCATCTGGTTGGAGTTCGCCGTGCCGTAGAACGTGCAGGTGCCGGGGGAGTGGTAGGAACCCGCTTCCGCTTCCAGCAGTTCCGCGCGGCTGGCCTTGCCTTCGGCATAGGCCTGACGCACTTTCGATTTCTGTTCGTTGCTGATGCCGCTGGGCATCGGGCCGCTCGGCACGAACACGCCAGACAGATGGCCAAAACTGAGTGCACCGATCAGCAGACCTGGCACGATCTTGTCGCAGATACCCAAGTAGAGCGCGCCATCGAACATATCGTGCGAGAGCGCTATCGCGGTGGCCATGGCGATCAGATCGCGCGAGAACAGCGACAATTCCATGCCGGAACGGCCTTGCGTCACGCCATCGCACATCGCCGGCACACCACCGGCCACCTGTGCGGTGAAACCTGCGTCGCGTGCGATCTGGCGGATAAGGGCCGGATAGCGCTCATACGGTTGATGCGCCGAGAGCATGTCGTTGTACGCGGTGACGATGCCGATATTCGGCGTATGGCCTTCGCGGAGTGCAGCCTTGTCATTCACGCCGCACGCGGCAAAGCCGTGGGCGAGGTTGCCGCATGACAGGCGCGCGCGATGCGTGCCTTCGCAGGCCTCGCCTTGGATGTGATCGAGATAGGCCGCACGCGTGTCGCGGCTGCGTTCGCGCAAGCGCTCGGTGACTTCGGCGACGACGGGGTGCAGACTCATTTCAGACTCCAGCCGAGCGGGCTCGGCGTTGATGCAGTTTCGATAAGGCTTGATCTTGCCCTGTCGTCATTGACCAGCTTCGCTGTTGTAAAGCGCTTCCGCGAAAGCGGGAATGATGGCCACCCTGTATTCAGTTCAAATAACTCTGCTAGCTTCACGGGCACCAATAGATATCCAACTGCCGTGCATGGCGCAGCACGCTTGCAATGGGCAGCTGGCTGTCAGGCTGCTCTGCCTGATCCAGCACCACGCGCTTGTCGTCGCCCTGGATGTGCAGATAAAGCGTCTGCGCCTTCAGCAATTCGCGCAGCGTGAACGTGATGCGCGGCTCGCCGGCACCCGGTGCGCGCATCGGCAGGACCAGCGCCGTATTGGAAAGATCCAGCGCTTCGCCGAGCCGGTCGCCGCCAGGGAAGAACGAGGCGGTGTGGCCATCCGGCCCCATGCCTAGCACCACGACGTCGAACGGCTGCGTCATCGAACCGACGCGTGCACGCACCTCGGCAATGCCCGCTTCCGGCGTAGCTGCTTCCACATACAGCGGCATGAATTCGGCATCCGCCGCTTTGTGTTGCAACAGCAGGGATTCCACCAGACGCGCATTGGAACGCTCATCCGTGTCCGGCACCCAGCGTTCGTCGACCAGCGTGACGGTGACGCGCGACCAGTCCAGCGCTTCGTTGGAAAGCGCTTCGAACAGCCGCTTGGGTGTACTGCCGCCGGAGACCGCGATCACCGCTTCGCCGCGGGTTTCGATCGCGGTACGCAGCTTGTCGGCAATATCCGCAGACAAGGCCATGGCCAGCGACTGACCCTCATCGAAAGCGTGGAGTTGTTGCTCGGCGGACACTATTCGTAATCCTCGTCCCAGGTGCGCCCATCACGTTCAATCAAGGCGACCGCTGCACTCGGCCCCCAGGTGCCGGCCGTGTACGGACGCGGCGGCTCGTTGCCACCCGCCCATGCCGCCAGGATCGGATCGGCCCAACGCCATGCGGCCTCGACTTCATCCCGGCGCATGAACAGCGTGGGATTGCCGCGCACGACATCGAGCAACAGGCGCTCGTACGCATCAGGCTGTTGCACGCCGAAAGCTTCGACGAAGCTCATATCCAGCGGCACGTGGCGCAAACGCAAGCCGCCCGGCCCCGGATGCTTGATGGTGAGCCACAGCTTCACGCCTTCATCCGGCTGCAATCGCAATACCAGTCGATTCTGCGCCAACGGACCTGCAGCGGCCGTGAAAATGGAATGCGGCACCGGTTTGAAGGCCACCACGATTTCCGACACACGCTCGGCGAGACGCTTGCCGGTACGCAGATAGAACGGCACGCCAGCCCAGCGCCAGTTGCCGATTTCGGCTTTCAGGGCGACGAACGTTTCGGTGTTTGATTTCTCGACCTTGGTTTTGCTGTCCGCATTCAGGTCTTCGATATAACCGGGCACGCTCTGGCCTTCCGCGACGCCAGCACGATATTGGCCACGCACGGTGAATTGCGACGCGTTGCTTTCGTCGATCGGCTTGAGCGCATGCAGCACTTTCAGCTTTTCATCGCGTACCGCATCCGGCGACAGCGAAGCGGGCGGCTCCATCGCCACCATGCACAGCAGCTGCAGCATGTGGTTCTGCACCATGTCGCGCAGTGCGCCGGCATGGTCGTAATACGGACCGCGGCGGCCGACGCCGAGGGTCTCGGCCACGGTGATCTGCACGTGATCGATATGGCCAGCGTTCCACAGCGGCTCGAACAGCGCGTTGCCGAAACGTAGCGCCAGCAGGTTCTGCACCGTTTCCTTGCCGAGGTAGTGATCGATGCGGAAGGTCTGCGATTCAGCAAATACCGCGCCGACGTCATCGTTGATGCGATTGGCGCTGGCCAGGTCGTGGCCGATCGGCTTTTCCAGCACCACGCGCGACTGGCCCTGGTTGAGGCCGTAATGGCCAAGACGCTGGCAGATGTCGACGAACAGTTCCGGCGAGGTGGACAGATAGAACACGCGCACGTGATCGGGGTGTTCGCCCATCAGCTTGGCAAAATCGTCCCAGCCCTCGTCCTTGCGCGCGTCCAGCGGGCGGTAATGCACCAGCTTGAGGAAGGCGTTGAGCTTCGCCGGGTTGGATTGGGCGGCGCCATTGAGCGCGGAGCGGATCAGGTTGCGGTAGCCGTCGTCGTCGAGCGCTTCGCGGGCCACGCCGATGACACGGCTGCCTTCCTGGATCTGGCCGTCAACGAAGCGATGGAACAGGGCAGGGAGCAATTTGCGCACGGCCAGATCGCCAGTGCCGCCGAAAATCACCAGGTCGAACAGCTCGACCGGTTGAGCAGGTGCAGTCACAACTCACCTCTATGAATGCTGGTGGCCACGGGGGTGCAGCCGCCGGGGAGTTTCGATCGTACCAATGACATACCAGGCAATACCAGTCTTTTGTGCGTTGCAATCGTATGCAATTTTTTCCTAAGCCAGCTGGCGTCTGGCTGAACCTCTGGTTGTACCAGTGGTTCGGCATTGGTATTGTGCGGGAATGATGCAAAACGCCTTGGCTGACGAATACCGGCGCCTGAGCCGCGAAACGACCACCCACCAGCCGCTGGCCTACCTGCGGCTGCGCCGGGCTATTCGCAACGTGATCCAGCAGCGGGATATCGAGCCGGGCCAGACCCTGCCCAGCGAACGGGACCTGTCACAGGCCCTGGGGCTGTCCCGGGTGACCGTACGCAAGGCCATTTCCGGCCTGGTCGAGGAAGGTCTGCTGACCCAGCGTCACGGTGCCGGCACCTTCGTGGCCGAGCGCATCATCAAGCCGATGTCGCGCCTGACCAGCTTTACCGAGGACCTGCGTGCCCGTGGCCTGCATCCGCGCTCGGAGTTCTTCGAGCGCAGCGTGGGCGAAGTGACCCCAGAAGAATCGATGGCGCTCAACCTGTCACCCGGCGTGCTGGTCGCCCGCCTGCATCGCGTGCGCTACGCCGAGGACGAGCCGCTG from Dyella caseinilytica includes these protein-coding regions:
- a CDS encoding pyrimidine dimer DNA glycosylase/endonuclease V; translated protein: MRLWSLHPKYLDAQGLVALWREGLLARAVLRGETRGYKHHPQLDRFHAHAQPRLAINAYLAEVHAEAEARGYSFDRAKIGPVRVVEPIVVTTGQMHHEWQHLLAKLALRSPALFEQWKRLERPMCHPLLRQRAGPVASWERL
- the eda gene encoding bifunctional 4-hydroxy-2-oxoglutarate aldolase/2-dehydro-3-deoxy-phosphogluconate aldolase, with amino-acid sequence MNIETKQQHVETTMRLAPVIPVVIIDDARYAVPMARALVAGGIPAIEVTLRTPAALDAIRAIAAEVEGAVVGVGTVLSARDLHAAEQAGARFAVSPGVSPGLLDAADNSALPLLPGVATAGEAMTLLERGYRHLKFFPAVPAGGAKLLGAWASPLPQLRFCPTGGISLTSAPDFLALPNVLCVGGSWLTPSDKLKSGDWTGIEQLAREAVLLKGVMA
- the pgl gene encoding 6-phosphogluconolactonase, giving the protein MSAEQQLHAFDEGQSLAMALSADIADKLRTAIETRGEAVIAVSGGSTPKRLFEALSNEALDWSRVTVTLVDERWVPDTDERSNARLVESLLLQHKAADAEFMPLYVEAATPEAGIAEVRARVGSMTQPFDVVVLGMGPDGHTASFFPGGDRLGEALDLSNTALVLPMRAPGAGEPRITFTLRELLKAQTLYLHIQGDDKRVVLDQAEQPDSQLPIASVLRHARQLDIYWCP
- the edd gene encoding phosphogluconate dehydratase, encoding MSLHPVVAEVTERLRERSRDTRAAYLDHIQGEACEGTHRARLSCGNLAHGFAACGVNDKAALREGHTPNIGIVTAYNDMLSAHQPYERYPALIRQIARDAGFTAQVAGGVPAMCDGVTQGRSGMELSLFSRDLIAMATAIALSHDMFDGALYLGICDKIVPGLLIGALSFGHLSGVFVPSGPMPSGISNEQKSKVRQAYAEGKASRAELLEAEAGSYHSPGTCTFYGTANSNQMLMEIMGLHLPGASFVLPDTPLRDALTAEAVRRSAALGKHGENLPIGQIIDERAIVNGVIGLHATGGSTNHLLHLVAIAQAAGIALRWEDFDALSSVVPLLARVYPNGYADVNQFHEAGGMGFLIDQLLSAGLLHGDARAITGGTMADYAKVPTLDESGELIWTPVLKQSGNRGVLRGVDEPFRPDGGLRMLHGNLGRAVIKVSSVPEDRLVIEAPAVVFHDQDEIKRAFDRGELNRDFIAVVRFQGPRAIGMPELHKLTPTLSVLQDRGHRIALLTDGRMSGASGRVPAAIHVTPEADDGGPIAKIRDGDIIRLDAVHGKLEVLADASEFASRTPAIEDLSKHQRGMGRELFGMFRRNATAADLGAGVL
- a CDS encoding nuclear transport factor 2 family protein, with the translated sequence MRTLIDRYIDAYNRLDVDAMLTAVHREVIFENYTAGTLSVRTLGIDELRHLAESSRGLFSARRQTITGYSEAAGTAYLQIFFEGTFAIDLLNGVRAGQRIAMPGRSEFRERDGLLIYIADHSD
- a CDS encoding DUF2199 domain-containing protein; translated protein: MSALLTFTCSCCGKTHEGSPSFSCKSPHYYDQLSDEDKTRIAILQDDMCVIGIDENSDFFVRTILEVPIHGVAEPFMWGVWVSLSQANFKRYMSTWDNHDETDNYFGWFSNRLPHYPDTLSLKTSVRPRNGGLRPLLVLEESDHPLAVHFHQGISVGEAQQIAERVMHPE
- a CDS encoding S10 family peptidase translates to MRKLPLVIALSALLLGSATAADKKDKASPEDTKPESVLLHPQSAESEGSVSVEGKRIAYKAMAGTIVLHGKNEKENEPTVSMFYVAYFKKGEDASKRPVTFIYNGGPGSASVWLHMGAFGPRRVVTKDDTHTPAAPYQLINNDYSLLDASDLVFIDAPGTGFGRLIANDPDASKREDQMKDRRKDIYSVDGDGHAFAQFVTQFLTRYGRWNSPKYLFGESYGTTRSAVLANDLENENSVDLNGVILLSQILNFDTSIDGPDQNPGVDLPYELALPTFAATAYYHHKLPQQPAELEPFLQEVEQFALGDYAQAMMAGSRLDDTRKQAIAEKLHQYTGLPVAYLLKANLRVSGGMFEHELLGDADDTTGRLDSRFSGPSLDPLSKESEYDPQSSSISSAYIAAFNDYVRKDLKFGQDQTYRDFATDQTEWGFKHNGHDGAVNVMPDLATAMKTNPNLKILLNGGYYDLATPFYAADYEMHHMPVPSALMNNISYAWYPSGHMVYANEPSLKLLHDNVARFIEQTDNVKR
- a CDS encoding VOC family protein, with product MATIDHIIVKVNDLEASVAFYTQIMGFKLEGKDGPFTLIQVGRDFQLLLHPHQTDGFEHYAFAMTRAEFDDVLGRIKAAGISHGPSFNTVGSNTGIGHERGAQGMAPTLYFSDPNNHLLEIRTYEA
- a CDS encoding GntR family transcriptional regulator, which translates into the protein MQNALADEYRRLSRETTTHQPLAYLRLRRAIRNVIQQRDIEPGQTLPSERDLSQALGLSRVTVRKAISGLVEEGLLTQRHGAGTFVAERIIKPMSRLTSFTEDLRARGLHPRSEFFERSVGEVTPEESMALNLSPGVLVARLHRVRYAEDEPLAIERTVVPASILPDPHEVHDSLYEALEKYDCRPVRALQRLRAVLLGARQARLLHVTAGSAGLHIERRGFLDDGRVVEFTTSWYRGDIYDFVAELQTD
- the zwf gene encoding glucose-6-phosphate dehydrogenase codes for the protein MTAPAQPVELFDLVIFGGTGDLAVRKLLPALFHRFVDGQIQEGSRVIGVAREALDDDGYRNLIRSALNGAAQSNPAKLNAFLKLVHYRPLDARKDEGWDDFAKLMGEHPDHVRVFYLSTSPELFVDICQRLGHYGLNQGQSRVVLEKPIGHDLASANRINDDVGAVFAESQTFRIDHYLGKETVQNLLALRFGNALFEPLWNAGHIDHVQITVAETLGVGRRGPYYDHAGALRDMVQNHMLQLLCMVAMEPPASLSPDAVRDEKLKVLHALKPIDESNASQFTVRGQYRAGVAEGQSVPGYIEDLNADSKTKVEKSNTETFVALKAEIGNWRWAGVPFYLRTGKRLAERVSEIVVAFKPVPHSIFTAAAGPLAQNRLVLRLQPDEGVKLWLTIKHPGPGGLRLRHVPLDMSFVEAFGVQQPDAYERLLLDVVRGNPTLFMRRDEVEAAWRWADPILAAWAGGNEPPRPYTAGTWGPSAAVALIERDGRTWDEDYE
- a CDS encoding class I SAM-dependent methyltransferase codes for the protein MTAGIRMSSVHEHYDSHLAPIYLWMVGGFDNAVALGKSDLDALGIKPDTHKVALDLGAGFGMHAIPLAREGCSVTAIDNSSLLLDELRARGAGLPIHAMEGDLLNASRYVSEAPQLVLCMGDTLTHIQSKGEVEGLFSEVSRLLAPKGLFAMTFRDYTSPAAGDRRFIPVRSDDSRIHTCFLEEEPTHMVVHDIVHERTGDAWLMKVSAYRKLRLSPDWVSSALREVGLSPTISAGPRGMVQIVARAA